A portion of the Rhodococcus pseudokoreensis genome contains these proteins:
- a CDS encoding SDR family NAD(P)-dependent oxidoreductase, translating into MPDVNLTGVWKTTKAAIPSMIERGQRGSIVRTSSVAGLVAYANPAHYTAAKHGVVGLMLALAVELAPHNIRVNSVTPRW; encoded by the coding sequence GTGCCAGATGTCAACCTCACCGGGGTGTGGAAGACGACAAAGGCAGCGATTCCCTCGATGATCGAGCGAGGACAGCGCGGGTCGATCGTCCGGACCAGTTCCGTTGCCGGCTTGGTCGCCTACGCGAATCCGGCTCACTACACAGCTGCCAAACATGGCGTCGTCGGGCTGATGCTTGCTCTCGCGGTCGAGCTCGCACCGCACAACATCCGCGTGAACTCCGTCACCCCACGATGGTGA
- a CDS encoding enoyl-CoA hydratase/isomerase family protein → MTTAHAHAVGDSVPRDGTIEVSTDGPVAVVTISRPDKLNAMTLSMIREFFEVTKRLDEDPEIRAIVLTGAGERAFSAGGDLKSLLPAALEAGWDILNPDPTARFLSAVFTPVIAAVRGACVGAGFEIMLGTDIRIAGTDSSFALAEVKWGLIPGSGTNVRLPRQLPWAVAMELLLTGSTISADRAAQVGLINQAVEPENVLRTAMDIARRIASNGPVAVRTAKEIAVRSLSPGDAFALEHALNSRVLGSQDAREGVAAFQEMRTPQFTGR, encoded by the coding sequence GTGACAACGGCACACGCGCACGCCGTAGGCGATAGCGTCCCGCGGGACGGAACGATCGAAGTCTCCACCGACGGACCGGTCGCTGTGGTGACGATCAGTCGTCCAGACAAACTGAACGCGATGACTCTCTCGATGATCCGTGAGTTTTTCGAAGTGACGAAACGGCTCGACGAGGATCCGGAGATCAGGGCTATTGTCCTCACTGGTGCCGGGGAGCGGGCATTCTCCGCTGGCGGCGACCTGAAGTCACTACTGCCCGCTGCCCTCGAGGCCGGCTGGGACATTCTCAACCCCGACCCCACCGCCCGGTTCTTGAGTGCGGTCTTCACGCCGGTGATTGCTGCGGTCCGCGGTGCCTGTGTCGGCGCCGGATTCGAGATCATGCTGGGCACCGATATCCGCATCGCCGGGACCGACTCCTCATTCGCGCTGGCCGAGGTGAAGTGGGGATTGATTCCGGGGTCGGGAACTAATGTGCGCCTCCCCCGTCAGCTCCCCTGGGCGGTAGCCATGGAACTGCTCTTGACGGGAAGCACCATTTCCGCCGACCGCGCGGCACAAGTGGGACTGATCAACCAAGCCGTCGAGCCGGAAAACGTGTTGAGGACAGCTATGGACATTGCACGACGCATTGCCTCGAACGGTCCGGTCGCCGTGCGTACGGCGAAGGAGATCGCCGTACGCAGTTTGTCGCCAGGTGATGCCTTCGCGCTCGAACATGCCTTAAACAGCCGGGTTCTCGGCTCTCAGGATGCTCGCGAGGGCGTCGCAGCTTTCCAGGAAATGCGCACCCCTCAGTTCACCGGTAGATGA
- a CDS encoding alpha/beta fold hydrolase: MLLPIRAPGTQSPLFCIHPAIGLSWCYGGLAQHLDSHRPVYGLQSPALTETLDESTSIEDLAARYAREIRTVQPDGLYHLLGWSLGGLIAHAVAIEMQRTGQEVALLAMMDSYVLTDHAMAAADPTPAELLGEFGIELPATDGDFDELTAEEVAELLRAVSSPFGYLTPRQLERIYEDYLHATERAQGYRPAIYHGDLLFFSARVEKFDPKRTASAWRPFVSGTITDYPVEFAHADMTTAGALASIGPVLDDRLRNAPSAAMELILT, encoded by the coding sequence GTGCTGCTGCCGATCCGCGCCCCCGGAACTCAATCGCCCCTCTTCTGCATTCACCCGGCGATCGGGCTGTCCTGGTGCTACGGCGGACTCGCGCAGCACCTGGACTCGCATCGGCCAGTGTACGGCCTGCAATCGCCTGCGCTCACCGAAACCCTCGACGAGTCGACGTCGATCGAGGATCTCGCCGCGCGGTACGCCCGGGAGATCCGTACGGTTCAACCGGACGGGCTATACCACCTGCTGGGGTGGTCGCTCGGTGGGTTGATCGCGCATGCCGTCGCGATCGAAATGCAAAGGACAGGTCAAGAAGTCGCGCTGCTTGCCATGATGGACAGCTACGTGCTGACCGACCATGCGATGGCCGCTGCCGATCCGACACCGGCCGAACTGCTCGGCGAGTTCGGCATCGAGCTACCGGCGACCGATGGCGACTTCGACGAACTCACAGCCGAGGAGGTAGCCGAGCTCCTGCGGGCCGTGTCGAGCCCCTTCGGGTATCTCACTCCTCGACAACTCGAGCGAATATACGAGGACTACCTCCATGCCACCGAGCGGGCACAGGGATACCGCCCTGCGATATACCACGGTGACCTGCTGTTCTTCTCGGCGCGCGTGGAGAAGTTCGATCCGAAACGGACAGCGTCGGCTTGGCGTCCATTCGTCAGCGGAACGATCACCGACTATCCAGTCGAATTCGCACACGCAGACATGACGACCGCTGGTGCCCTGGCCTCGATCGGTCCAGTTCTGGACGATCGACTCAGGAACGCCCCGAGCGCTGCGATGGAGTTGATACTCACCTGA
- a CDS encoding AMP-binding protein, translated as MATFMVAQSITPGDRVGVYMNNCVQYIVLALGIWKAGAVLVPFKIAIPRAPLRHAVEDSGVRIVFTDTAGIGRFSGDCDGLDVARRVVHLPRTEVPSAGERPAARWS; from the coding sequence GTGGCCACATTCATGGTCGCGCAATCGATTACGCCCGGTGACCGGGTCGGCGTCTACATGAACAATTGCGTCCAGTACATCGTTCTCGCGCTGGGGATCTGGAAGGCCGGGGCGGTTCTGGTCCCGTTCAAGATCGCCATCCCTCGCGCGCCGTTGCGCCACGCCGTGGAAGACTCCGGCGTACGTATCGTCTTCACGGACACCGCCGGAATCGGCCGGTTCAGCGGCGATTGCGACGGCCTCGACGTGGCCCGACGGGTAGTGCACCTTCCCCGTACCGAGGTCCCGTCAGCCGGCGAGCGTCCGGCCGCGCGTTGGAGCTGA
- a CDS encoding NAD(P)-dependent alcohol dehydrogenase, with product MCHSDLHIMSTPASEYHYGPLPLTLGHEAVGTVVARGEGADHFPTGTSVLVYGPWGCGLCRNCSEGQENYCTHPSGVNPPGIAVDGAIAEYLLVDHERHLIPLGELDAVQAVALTDAGLTSYHAVKRAVTRLGAGCVAVVIGVGGLGHLAIQIIRALGAALIIAVDIAEDKLQLARNVGADHAVVGDIRAKDVITDLSRGRGADAVFDFVGSPETVTLAGAVAATYAEIAIVGVGHGTLPVGYRRLAFEASARNTFWGSRSELWEVVDLAHSGRLRVEVETYSLDQAPDVYERLSRGEVLGRAVIVPDCV from the coding sequence GTGTGTCACTCCGACCTGCACATCATGTCGACGCCTGCGAGCGAGTACCACTATGGGCCCCTGCCGCTGACTCTCGGACATGAGGCCGTGGGGACGGTGGTTGCGAGGGGAGAGGGCGCCGACCACTTCCCCACAGGTACCTCTGTGCTGGTCTATGGGCCATGGGGGTGCGGGCTGTGTCGGAATTGCTCAGAAGGCCAGGAAAACTATTGCACGCATCCGTCCGGGGTGAACCCCCCTGGGATTGCAGTCGATGGAGCAATCGCCGAGTATCTCTTGGTCGACCACGAGCGCCACCTCATCCCGTTGGGTGAGCTCGATGCCGTACAGGCGGTAGCCCTGACCGATGCGGGTCTGACTTCCTACCACGCCGTCAAGCGTGCAGTGACCAGGCTCGGTGCAGGATGTGTCGCCGTGGTCATCGGGGTCGGCGGGCTCGGACACCTGGCCATACAGATCATCCGGGCACTCGGTGCAGCCCTGATCATCGCGGTCGACATCGCCGAAGACAAACTGCAGTTGGCGCGCAACGTCGGTGCGGATCACGCGGTTGTCGGTGATATACGCGCAAAAGACGTGATCACCGACCTCAGCCGGGGACGCGGCGCTGACGCAGTGTTCGACTTCGTCGGCTCGCCAGAGACCGTCACGCTTGCAGGTGCCGTGGCAGCCACGTACGCCGAGATCGCCATCGTCGGCGTGGGGCACGGCACTCTTCCCGTTGGCTATCGCCGTCTGGCATTCGAGGCGAGTGCTCGGAATACCTTTTGGGGAAGTAGATCTGAGCTATGGGAGGTAGTCGATCTGGCTCACTCGGGGCGCCTTCGCGTCGAGGTCGAGACGTACTCTCTCGATCAGGCACCTGACGTCTACGAGCGTCTCTCCCGAGGTGAGGTGTTGGGCCGGGCAGTGATCGTTCCTGACTGCGTGTAA
- a CDS encoding AMP-binding protein, whose product MLMYTSGSTGKPKGVQQTHRNISTVVDATIDVWGVGEADRAVIDYRGTYTASVLPTGPVERFVAATGITTAVDIYGQTEQMGVAVRGGCLCVVARRIAAGNHPRSCCVALCDIHGGPILVPSTMGRLVYVDFTISSFA is encoded by the coding sequence TTGCTGATGTACACCAGCGGCTCCACGGGGAAGCCGAAGGGCGTCCAGCAGACCCACCGCAACATCTCCACTGTTGTCGACGCGACGATCGATGTGTGGGGTGTCGGTGAGGCCGATCGTGCGGTGATCGACTACAGGGGGACGTACACCGCCTCGGTGCTTCCGACGGGTCCGGTCGAGCGCTTCGTCGCGGCAACCGGAATCACCACGGCAGTCGACATCTACGGACAGACCGAACAGATGGGTGTCGCCGTGCGCGGTGGATGTTTGTGCGTCGTAGCTCGTCGGATCGCGGCAGGAAATCACCCACGGTCGTGCTGCGTTGCATTGTGCGACATTCATGGAGGCCCCATTCTCGTACCGTCGACCATGGGCAGGTTGGTCTACGTCGACTTCACCATCAGTTCGTTCGCATGA
- a CDS encoding acyl-CoA dehydrogenase family protein gives MSPDSEELLSAVREAVAGVTKKWDRTYYMDCTRRGVAPTEMYETMAQQGLFALGVPEALGGAGGGLTATAAVMEEMSRAGTPPMLFSLTSFARQSIIRHGTPEQIRRLVEPTLTAQQSMCFAITEPDAGTNSFAMQTLARRQDDGTYVLSGQKIFISGADQATHIMIVARTTPASEVAKKSEGISIFVLPRDTPGVSMTAMNIDWKAPERQFSVWFDNVVLPSDSLIGVEGKGLSSMFDSLNAERVVIAAWTLGLGYLALNKAVSYARERSPWGAPIGSYQGVSHPLARAKAQLEAARAMNYRAAERFDRGEEAGDDANIAKYLASEASYAAVDAAIQTHGGSAFDEDSDVITLFPMIRILRVAPLNNEMILNYIANHMLGLPRSY, from the coding sequence ATGTCGCCTGACTCGGAAGAACTGCTCAGCGCCGTCCGCGAAGCCGTCGCGGGCGTGACAAAGAAGTGGGATCGCACCTATTACATGGACTGCACTCGCCGGGGTGTCGCTCCGACTGAGATGTACGAGACCATGGCCCAGCAAGGCTTGTTCGCGCTCGGCGTCCCCGAAGCCCTCGGAGGCGCAGGTGGCGGACTGACCGCCACCGCTGCCGTGATGGAAGAGATGAGCCGTGCCGGCACACCGCCGATGCTGTTCTCGCTGACGTCCTTCGCTCGACAGTCGATCATTCGGCACGGAACACCGGAGCAGATTCGCCGGTTAGTCGAGCCTACCCTCACCGCGCAACAATCAATGTGCTTCGCCATCACCGAGCCGGATGCCGGGACCAACAGCTTCGCCATGCAGACGCTCGCCCGTCGTCAGGATGACGGCACCTACGTCCTCAGCGGGCAGAAGATCTTTATCTCCGGAGCGGACCAGGCAACGCACATCATGATCGTGGCACGAACCACACCAGCCAGCGAGGTCGCCAAGAAGAGCGAAGGCATTTCCATCTTCGTGCTACCGCGCGATACCCCGGGCGTATCCATGACCGCTATGAACATCGATTGGAAGGCACCGGAAAGACAATTCAGTGTCTGGTTCGACAATGTGGTGCTGCCGAGCGACTCGCTGATCGGAGTCGAAGGCAAGGGATTGTCGAGCATGTTCGATTCCCTGAACGCCGAACGGGTCGTCATCGCTGCCTGGACCCTCGGGTTGGGATACCTCGCCTTGAACAAGGCAGTTTCCTACGCCCGTGAGCGTTCCCCGTGGGGGGCTCCCATCGGGTCCTATCAAGGAGTCTCGCATCCGCTCGCCAGGGCGAAAGCTCAGCTGGAAGCCGCCCGCGCAATGAACTATCGGGCGGCCGAACGGTTCGATCGCGGCGAAGAAGCCGGTGATGACGCTAACATCGCCAAATACCTGGCGTCGGAGGCGTCTTACGCTGCCGTCGATGCCGCCATTCAAACTCACGGCGGTTCCGCATTCGACGAAGACAGTGATGTCATTACATTATTTCCGATGATAAGAATCCTGCGGGTGGCACCACTGAACAACGAAATGATTCTCAATTACATAGCCAATCACATGCTCGGTCTACCCCGCAGCTACTGA
- a CDS encoding NlpC/P60 family protein, whose product MSVDPSAIIVGVAAAIGGFVHGADLPEPAQGIATQQVQSIVEAAPALGAQIDESIAGLPPEAQDPARRAVDAAAVAVQDAVAPLLPPVPDQAPPQNPLPPREPQPQDNASPQPSEPVATEPYSPSLGPSQTTGDALAKGASDGALPRLVPSVLDSPAATSSAIGSIAVFVPWFQKAGAICDGVKAPVLAALYAAENGFRYGATAPVSPSGARGPGQFMPATWAAYGKDADGDGKADILDVADSVMASGHLLCDTYNQIEQWKSQGEVVGDTLDLTIAGYNAGVGAVRSHHGMPSGEADYENQTKPYVAKIRASESRYASLLGVFGGGADGIGGKIVEAAIRYLGLPYVWGGGNVNGPSAGGFDCSGLTSYAVHAATSGLSLPRTSEMQWNVGVEVPLADAMPGDLLFGNWGPAGPGHVAIYVGNGQMVHAPTTGDVVRIAPVFEGMKARRVF is encoded by the coding sequence ATGTCTGTTGATCCTTCGGCGATCATCGTCGGGGTAGCCGCGGCAATCGGGGGCTTCGTGCATGGCGCCGATCTCCCGGAGCCCGCACAAGGCATTGCGACGCAACAGGTTCAATCGATCGTGGAAGCCGCACCGGCGCTCGGCGCGCAGATCGACGAGTCCATCGCGGGCTTACCCCCCGAAGCTCAGGATCCGGCTCGTCGAGCCGTTGACGCTGCGGCCGTTGCCGTTCAGGACGCTGTAGCGCCGTTGTTGCCCCCGGTGCCCGACCAGGCGCCGCCTCAGAATCCGTTGCCACCCCGGGAGCCACAACCTCAGGACAACGCGAGTCCCCAGCCCTCTGAGCCGGTCGCGACGGAGCCGTATTCCCCGTCGTTGGGGCCGTCACAGACGACGGGGGACGCGCTCGCGAAGGGCGCGAGTGACGGCGCGTTGCCGAGGTTGGTGCCGTCGGTGCTCGATTCTCCCGCCGCAACTTCGTCGGCCATCGGTTCCATCGCCGTCTTCGTTCCGTGGTTCCAGAAGGCGGGCGCCATCTGCGACGGCGTGAAGGCACCGGTTCTCGCTGCGCTGTACGCCGCGGAGAACGGATTCCGCTATGGCGCAACCGCTCCGGTGTCACCGTCCGGTGCTCGCGGACCAGGGCAATTCATGCCTGCCACCTGGGCGGCGTACGGCAAGGACGCCGACGGCGACGGGAAGGCCGACATCCTCGACGTCGCAGACTCGGTGATGGCCTCCGGCCACCTCCTCTGCGACACGTACAACCAGATCGAACAGTGGAAATCGCAGGGCGAGGTGGTTGGAGACACGCTGGACCTCACGATCGCGGGATACAACGCGGGCGTCGGCGCAGTTCGATCGCATCACGGTATGCCCTCAGGCGAAGCGGATTACGAGAACCAGACGAAGCCCTACGTTGCGAAGATCCGCGCATCCGAATCGCGATACGCCTCGCTTCTCGGAGTCTTCGGAGGCGGGGCGGACGGGATCGGCGGCAAGATCGTCGAAGCCGCCATTCGGTACCTCGGTCTCCCGTACGTGTGGGGTGGCGGGAACGTGAATGGCCCCTCGGCAGGCGGTTTCGACTGTTCCGGGCTGACGTCCTATGCCGTCCACGCTGCCACATCGGGGTTGTCGCTTCCACGAACCTCCGAGATGCAATGGAATGTCGGTGTGGAGGTTCCACTCGCGGACGCGATGCCGGGAGATCTGCTGTTCGGGAACTGGGGGCCCGCAGGTCCCGGGCATGTCGCGATCTACGTGGGAAACGGGCAGATGGTGCACGCTCCGACGACCGGTGACGTGGTTCGTATCGCACCCGTCTTCGAGGGCATGAAGGCGCGGAGGGTGTTCTGA
- a CDS encoding LLM class flavin-dependent oxidoreductase encodes MKVHMTNLIQNYNNASTDYAIFKDQIALSLRADEDGYESIGCVEHHFDPGYSMCPDNTQFLSYLAGRTKNAKLHTTAVILPWNDPMRVVEKIALLDNLSDGRAMFGMGRGLARREYEGFGLDMNESRERFDEAAAMVIRGLEDGFVENDGKFYPQAKVPVHPKPLATFKGRTTMVAMSPDSAVVAGQLGLPMLAFIQGPMETMHMPMIEEYRKSYRDTHGDDAPPPMMIDLTYCHNDSDEARRVAYEACVNYYLTCVEHYEFGGRHFEHTKGYASYAAAKDAIEQLGIETVCDVYANAQIWGTPDEQIAKHEARKAIVGDYEVISVFQYGGIKGETAAAGYDLFTREVKPALEKL; translated from the coding sequence GTGAAAGTCCACATGACCAACCTCATCCAGAACTACAACAACGCATCAACGGATTACGCGATCTTCAAGGATCAGATCGCGTTGTCTCTACGCGCCGACGAGGACGGATACGAGAGCATCGGGTGCGTGGAGCACCACTTCGATCCCGGCTACTCGATGTGCCCGGACAACACACAGTTCCTGTCGTACCTGGCAGGCCGGACGAAGAACGCGAAGTTGCACACCACGGCAGTGATCCTTCCGTGGAACGACCCGATGCGCGTCGTCGAGAAGATCGCACTGCTGGACAATTTGTCGGACGGTCGCGCGATGTTCGGAATGGGACGCGGACTCGCGCGACGCGAGTACGAGGGCTTCGGCCTCGACATGAACGAGTCGCGTGAGCGGTTCGACGAAGCGGCAGCAATGGTCATTCGTGGACTCGAGGACGGCTTCGTCGAGAACGACGGCAAGTTCTACCCCCAGGCAAAGGTCCCGGTCCACCCGAAGCCGCTGGCGACTTTCAAAGGCCGGACCACCATGGTCGCCATGAGCCCGGACTCGGCGGTCGTCGCCGGCCAGCTCGGGCTGCCGATGTTGGCGTTTATCCAGGGCCCGATGGAAACGATGCACATGCCGATGATCGAGGAGTACCGCAAGAGCTACCGCGACACGCACGGCGACGATGCTCCGCCGCCGATGATGATCGACCTCACCTACTGTCACAACGACTCCGACGAAGCACGGCGAGTCGCGTACGAAGCCTGCGTCAATTATTACCTGACCTGTGTCGAACACTACGAGTTCGGTGGCCGCCATTTCGAGCACACCAAGGGTTACGCGTCCTACGCCGCGGCCAAGGATGCCATCGAGCAACTCGGTATCGAAACCGTCTGTGACGTATATGCCAACGCACAGATCTGGGGAACTCCGGACGAGCAGATCGCGAAGCACGAAGCCCGCAAGGCCATAGTCGGTGACTACGAGGTCATCTCGGTGTTCCAGTACGGCGGGATCAAGGGTGAGACGGCTGCAGCCGGATACGACCTGTTCACTCGCGAGGTCAAGCCGGCGCTCGAAAAGCTCTGA
- a CDS encoding alpha/beta hydrolase — protein sequence MTSHELSRARGLLTHLVSEPEATMDDYRRLYDEVLANFELPADAKVEAVDAGGTPAFWVDAPDSAPDQVVIVVHGGGFCMGTASGYREFGYRISKAARARVLVVDYRLAPEHPFPAPLDDVVTAYRWVRRQEGVRSVALVGDSAGGGLAIGALVKLREDGDEAPDAAVACSPLVDLAGEGASLTERAHLDPLPASALVQAMGGAYLGGKDPKSTPLASPLYADLKGLPPLRVLVGTDEGLHDDAVRLVGRVREVGGEVEFEIGEQMVHIWPLFNFLPEGQASTKRIGEFLEKHLAAPHKV from the coding sequence ATGACTAGCCACGAATTGAGCCGGGCACGCGGCCTGCTCACTCACCTGGTCTCGGAGCCCGAGGCCACAATGGACGATTACCGCAGGCTCTACGACGAGGTGCTGGCCAACTTCGAGTTGCCGGCTGATGCGAAGGTCGAGGCAGTGGACGCCGGCGGTACGCCGGCGTTCTGGGTCGACGCGCCGGACTCCGCACCCGATCAGGTGGTCATCGTGGTTCACGGTGGCGGATTCTGCATGGGGACTGCCAGCGGGTATCGAGAGTTCGGCTACCGAATCTCGAAGGCGGCGCGCGCGCGAGTCCTGGTGGTCGACTATCGGTTGGCCCCCGAACACCCGTTTCCTGCGCCCCTGGACGATGTGGTCACCGCGTACCGGTGGGTACGGCGGCAGGAGGGTGTGCGAAGCGTGGCGTTGGTGGGCGACTCCGCTGGCGGAGGCCTCGCCATCGGCGCACTCGTCAAACTTCGCGAGGACGGCGACGAGGCTCCCGATGCCGCGGTTGCGTGCTCACCGTTGGTCGATCTGGCCGGAGAGGGTGCCTCCTTGACTGAGCGAGCTCACCTGGATCCCCTTCCCGCCTCCGCTCTCGTCCAGGCCATGGGGGGTGCGTACCTCGGAGGTAAGGATCCGAAGTCCACCCCTCTCGCGTCTCCCCTGTATGCGGATCTGAAGGGGCTACCACCGCTCCGCGTGCTGGTCGGTACCGACGAGGGTCTCCACGACGATGCGGTCCGCTTGGTGGGGCGAGTTCGCGAGGTCGGCGGCGAAGTGGAGTTCGAGATCGGCGAGCAGATGGTGCACATCTGGCCGCTCTTCAACTTCTTGCCTGAAGGGCAGGCCTCCACCAAACGCATCGGTGAGTTTCTCGAGAAGCATCTGGCGGCCCCACACAAGGTCTGA
- a CDS encoding NAD(P)-dependent alcohol dehydrogenase has protein sequence MQISAAVVHEVSGDFAIETVSLSEPTEHEVLVAIAGVGLCHTDLAVKEGHLPFPLPGVFGHEGSGTVVKVGSGVTKVAEGDKVAISFNSCGQCAHCEKGEPAYCHNFMAYNFGGVRPDGSSAITAGDTGLGSNFFGQSSLATHAIAHERNVVKVADDAPLELVGPLGCGIQTGAGAVFNSLDVDPGSSLVVVGAGSVGLASVLAAVVREVGVIIVVEPHESRRELALSLGATHVVDPADGVLSEQIRAIVPDGVDYAIDTTALLPVLDQILQSLGVRGSLGLIGVPADPTATLPIGMMATQLFGLTIRGIVEGDADPDTFIPYLLDLHRQGRFPFDKLITTMPFSQINEAVAVQHRGEAVKVVLVHE, from the coding sequence GTGCAGATCAGCGCCGCCGTAGTCCACGAAGTCTCGGGCGACTTCGCCATCGAGACCGTGTCCCTGAGCGAACCCACGGAACACGAAGTCCTCGTCGCGATCGCCGGCGTCGGCCTCTGCCACACCGACCTGGCAGTCAAGGAGGGCCATCTCCCGTTCCCCCTCCCGGGTGTTTTCGGCCACGAAGGCAGCGGCACGGTCGTGAAGGTCGGATCCGGGGTCACCAAGGTCGCTGAAGGCGACAAGGTCGCCATCAGCTTCAACAGTTGCGGCCAGTGCGCCCACTGCGAGAAGGGTGAGCCTGCCTACTGCCACAATTTCATGGCCTACAACTTCGGGGGCGTGCGCCCGGACGGCAGTTCCGCGATTACCGCCGGTGACACTGGGCTCGGCAGCAACTTCTTCGGGCAGTCCTCCCTCGCGACACATGCCATCGCTCATGAGCGCAATGTCGTGAAGGTTGCGGACGACGCCCCGCTCGAACTCGTAGGCCCGCTCGGCTGCGGAATCCAGACCGGCGCCGGTGCGGTGTTCAACTCACTCGACGTCGATCCTGGTTCGTCACTGGTGGTCGTCGGAGCAGGTTCGGTCGGCCTGGCATCCGTGCTCGCCGCCGTAGTCCGTGAGGTCGGTGTGATCATCGTCGTCGAACCACACGAGTCGCGGCGCGAACTCGCGCTCTCCCTGGGCGCCACACACGTCGTCGATCCCGCGGATGGCGTTCTCTCCGAGCAGATCCGGGCAATTGTTCCCGACGGCGTCGACTATGCGATCGACACGACGGCGCTCCTTCCCGTGCTGGACCAGATCCTGCAGTCACTGGGTGTCCGGGGGTCTCTCGGCCTCATCGGTGTCCCGGCCGACCCCACCGCCACACTTCCGATCGGAATGATGGCGACCCAGCTGTTCGGTCTCACGATCCGAGGGATCGTCGAGGGGGATGCCGACCCCGATACGTTCATTCCGTACCTCCTCGATCTGCACCGTCAGGGCAGATTCCCGTTCGACAAGTTGATCACGACGATGCCGTTCTCACAGATCAATGAAGCTGTGGCTGTCCAGCATCGGGGTGAGGCGGTGAAGGTCGTCCTCGTTCACGAATGA
- a CDS encoding putative quinol monooxygenase encodes MADTEPVVVIANFVPVPGKEDEIETALRNAVAATHQHDRGCELYAAHQSIRGREGFVIIEKWSSMEDLQAHGAGNAFAALTTDVADLLAEPLDVTIVKPILAGDIKLGAL; translated from the coding sequence ATGGCAGACACCGAACCTGTAGTGGTTATTGCCAACTTTGTCCCCGTTCCCGGCAAGGAAGACGAAATCGAAACCGCACTGCGTAATGCCGTGGCGGCGACGCATCAGCACGACCGAGGATGTGAACTCTACGCGGCGCACCAAAGCATACGTGGACGAGAGGGTTTCGTCATTATCGAGAAATGGTCTTCCATGGAGGATCTCCAGGCTCATGGTGCCGGGAATGCCTTCGCCGCTCTGACCACAGATGTTGCCGATCTGTTGGCAGAACCGCTCGATGTCACCATCGTGAAGCCGATTCTGGCCGGCGACATCAAACTTGGCGCTTTGTGA